CATCGTCAACGGCTCGCTGCTCCCGCTGCTCGCTCCGCTCCTCCCCCACCTGTCGACGCTGGAGCACGTCGTGGTGTCCGGCCCCGGTGACCGTTCGCTGCTCGACGGGGCGAGCGTGCGGGTGCACGAGTACGAGGAACTGCTCGCCGGGAAGCCGACGGAGTACGCGTGGCCGGAGCTGGACGAGCGGCAGGCCGCGGCCATGTGTTACACCTCCGGCACCACCGGAGACCCCAAGGGCGTCGTGTACTCGCACCGTTCGATCTACCTGCACTCCATGCAGGTCAACATGGCGCAGTCGATGGGGCTCACCGACCAGGACACCACGCTGGTCGTGGTCCCGCAGTTCCACGTCAACGCCTGGGGTCTGCCGCACGCGACCTTCATGTCCGGCGTCAACATGCTGATGCCCGACCGTTTCCTCCAGCCCGCGCCGCTCGCCGAGATGATCGAGAGCGAGCGGCCGACGCACGCCGCGGCCGTCCCGACGATCTGGCAGGGTCTGCTCGCCGAGCTCACCGCCAAGCCGCGGGACGTCTCCTCCCTCACCCAGGTGACGATCGGCGGCTCCGCCTGCCCGCCCTCCCTGATGGCCGCCTTCGACGAGCTGGGTATGAGCGTCTGCCACGCCTGGGGTATGACCGAGACCTCCCCGCTCGGCACGGTCGCCCGCCCGCCGGCCCACGCCGTCGGCACGGAGGAGGAGTTCGCGTACCGGCTCACGCAGGGCCGTTTCCCGGCCGGTGTCGAGGCGCGCCTCACCGGCCCGGGCGGCGAACGCCTGCCGTGGGACGGCGAATCGGCCGGCGAGCTGGAGGTCCGCGGCCCCTGGATCGCGGGCGCCTACTACGGCGGTGCCGGCGCGGAACCGCTGCGCCCCGCCGACAAGTTCAGCCCCGACGGCTGGCTCAAGACCGGTGACGTCGGCACGATCAGCCCCGACGGCTTCCTGACCCTCACCGACCGCGCCAAGGACGTCATCAAGTCGGGCGGCGAGTGGATCTCCTCGGTCGACCTGGAGAACGCCCTCATGTCCCACCCGGACGTGGCCGAGGCCGCGGTCGTCGCCGTACCCGACGAGAAGTGGGGGGAGCGCCCGCTGGCCACCGTCGTCCTCAGGGAGGGCTCCACCGCCGACTTCGCGTCGCTGCGCGCCTTCCTCGCCGAGGAGGGCAAGATCGCCAAGTGGCAGCTGCCGGAGCGCTGGACGATCGTCGAGGCCGTGCCGAAGACGAGCGTCGGCAAGTTCGACAAGAAGGTGCTCCGCCGGCAGTACGCCGAGGGAGGCCTGGACGTGACCCGGCTCTGACCGATCGCTCCGGACGCATCGCGACACCTGCGCCGGGCGGGCGCCTCACGGCCCTGCCCGGCGTACCGCTGTCCCGGTCCCGGAGCGGCGAGCGGTCCCCGAGCGGTCCCCGACCTGCTCGGTGCCACCTCCGCGCCGCGGGGTGGGATGTGCACGACGGGATGTGCGCGGGGCGCTAGTTGGTACCGATGCGCGCCAGCAGGTCGACGATCCGGTCCTGGACCTCGTCGCTCGTGGAGCGCTCGGCGAGGAACAGCACGGACTCCCCCGCGGCCAGCCGCGGCAGTTCCGCGGGATCGACGGCGGCGGTGTAGACGACCAGCGGCGTGCGGTTCAACTGTCCGTTCGCCCGTAGCCAGTCGACGATCCCGGCGCGCCGACGACGTACCTGCATCAGATCCATCACCACGAGGTTCGGCCGCATCTGCGCGGCCAGCGTGACGGCGTCCTCGTCCGTCGACGCCCGCGCCACCTGCATCCCGCGCCGCTCCAGCGTCGCGGTGAGGGCGAGCGCGATCTCCGCGTGCTCCTCGATGAGCAGGACGCGCGGCGGATGCTGCTCGGAGTCGCGCGGCGCGAGGGCCTTCAGGAGGACGGCGGGG
The window above is part of the Streptomyces sp. NBC_01428 genome. Proteins encoded here:
- a CDS encoding long-chain fatty acid--CoA ligase is translated as MQDVPLTVTRILVHGARIHGESQITTWTGEGEPHRRSFREAGARANQLAHALRDDLGVTGDERVATLMWNNAEHVEAYYAIPSMGAVLHTLNLRLPAEQLVFIVQHAADRVVIVNGSLLPLLAPLLPHLSTLEHVVVSGPGDRSLLDGASVRVHEYEELLAGKPTEYAWPELDERQAAAMCYTSGTTGDPKGVVYSHRSIYLHSMQVNMAQSMGLTDQDTTLVVVPQFHVNAWGLPHATFMSGVNMLMPDRFLQPAPLAEMIESERPTHAAAVPTIWQGLLAELTAKPRDVSSLTQVTIGGSACPPSLMAAFDELGMSVCHAWGMTETSPLGTVARPPAHAVGTEEEFAYRLTQGRFPAGVEARLTGPGGERLPWDGESAGELEVRGPWIAGAYYGGAGAEPLRPADKFSPDGWLKTGDVGTISPDGFLTLTDRAKDVIKSGGEWISSVDLENALMSHPDVAEAAVVAVPDEKWGERPLATVVLREGSTADFASLRAFLAEEGKIAKWQLPERWTIVEAVPKTSVGKFDKKVLRRQYAEGGLDVTRL